The following DNA comes from Triticum aestivum cultivar Chinese Spring chromosome 3D, IWGSC CS RefSeq v2.1, whole genome shotgun sequence.
gtgcaggtgctgtttacgttgcgttgcttggttctcctactggttcgataaccttggtttcatcactgagggaaatacctaccttcgctgtgcttgggggctacaggtaatatggagaTAAAAAATAGTGAGGGAGCAATCAGCCGCAAGCAAGACAACCCGACACCTGGGGGCAACACATTCAAGATATCATTTTTCTGCAAAGCACAAAGTCATCATGAACCGATAAACTCAGagcttgggggctacaggtaatatggagaTAAAAAATAGAAGAACACCTTCAAGTTGTCAATTTTGAGCGAGACGGTTTTCATTTTCTTGGTGGAGGTTTGCAAAGTTCATCTCCTCCAAGTTATTCATATAAGGCCCAGAAGAATTGAAAGCCGACTCAACATCAGACGGATTTGTTTTTCCCAATAATTTTATCAAGCCGAAACACTGGAAGCCGACTCAAAATGCCAGATGAGTTATTTTTCCAATATTTTTCTGCGTGGAGCGTAAGCAATTTAATTCTGAAGCTGACATGTTGATATGACAAAGAGGCCTAGACTTTCCAGGAGTTGGTTCATTGAGTAAGCCGGTCATTTGAGCGAGTCGGTCCCTTAACatattaattttttttatttcagGAGCTTAGCATGAATAAATTCAAgataaactgggggctaatgtcgggggaGTTACCTGCAGCTAGATCCAACAACCCAAGGCATGACCCGCCAAATACCAGAAGGCCAAAACTGAGTTATCATGGAAACACCTTGTGCCGGCTCACTGCGAGCTGGGTGTCTGCACGGAACCCGACAAGGGAAGTAAAACCCGGCAAGGGAAGCAAGACCCGGCGGAGGAAGCATGACCCGACGGAGGACAAACCCGACCTGGGTTGATTTGTGCGAAAGAGAATACAGGTGCCCTCACGGAATTAGAACGTGGCCCAACATGGGGGTGGCCCAACAGTCTGGTTTTGGACCGTTCAAATAAGACCCGGACTAATATCCTGCTTGTAATAGAAAAGAGACTAGttgtagtcctactaggactctacatgcaAGCCACCCCAAGAGGGACAAATCAAGATAAACAGACAAGTTTTAGACAAGATCAAAGTAGaagctctcgagatagaggtagcgaaagagcacccttgtaatcgagatcatcatcatcatcaaatagcaatcaagcaggatgtaggcttttacctccactgtgaggggccggacctgggtaaaatttgagtctctcgattccgaccaaccccatTCAAGCTACCACCTAGTTGCGATGACCTCACAActtagtcctttcatgaggacatctggcGTGACAAAACCACGAGATAGAGTGTTTGAGTGTcgaggagactatcttttgaagcgcaagagcagggagttcatcatcaacaacaacatctattaccttttgaagagtggtgtctcctaaattggtaaggtgtcacttgggagcctccaagctCGTGGAGTTGAACGgaagagtttgtaagggcaagtagatcacctacttcatgaagatctaccccgagCGAGGCTAGTCCTTTGTGGGAGTAAGACCGTGATGACATAGACAAGGTTTCTttttcatggacccttcatgggtggagccctttgtgggtTCATGCAATATGTCAGATAATACTTGGCGTATAGGGTCTGCGATAACATACTTCAGGTGGAAGGATACCGATGATGTGGATGTTGTACCTATGATGGATGACGTTGGAAACCGTCCAACGGACGGCGAGGTGTGCCTACTGACTCCGACCACCGGTGAGTGCTTGCTTCCTGATGGTTTGTACATTCGACCAATTATGCAGTGCACATGCAATTTGTGCTTGTTCAGTAATGTTGCCTAGAAACATTTGAACTTTCAATTGTCCAGTCGTGTGTTGGAGCATTTGTCATCTTCCATATTTTAAGATGATTAAAAACTTAATGTTGACTTCTAAACCAAGAGGTTCATAATTTTGGAGCTTGAGTCATCTTCCATATTTTAACATGCTTAGAAACTTAATGTTGACTTCTAAACCAAAAGGCTTATATTTTGAGTATCTAAGTTATAGGTTTAATGAGAGCTTTTGGCATTGGTCATAGGCTTACTTAGTTAATCATTCTGCATGAATTGGATAAAGCGAACACATTCTCCTTCAGATTTCTTTTTTGTGTTCTTAGTTGCTTAAAGGGAGTGGGTGATGCTTAGCATTGGCCCCTGGTTGTCTTATCATTATCATTTTCAGTTTCAAACAAAGTAAAGATCTATATTTAGTTTGTTAAATGTAATGTACTTTTGACTAATTGCACGAACATTCCAAGTTTTCAACAGAGATAATGGTGTGTTACTAATTAGCTTTACATGCATGCTCACAACACAAAGTACCATTGAGATATTTCTTtattcctgttgcaacgcacgatCATGTTTGCTAGTCACCCCTAACATGGAAATTCCGCTTTTTCCCCGCCTCACTCAAGTGAAACGGTTCCAAGAGCATTCCACCACCCACCACCGTCCCTTTCTTACCTGACCTCCAGAAGAAGTAAGCATCGGCGGTGAGGCGCCAACTGGGGGATGGGGATCTCTTGACGGCAGGATGTGGTTGAGGCATCGACATGTGGATCCGGGAGCAGATTGGCCCATCTATCAATGACCCAACTGCACCTTGCAACACGTTAGGGGAGTTGAGTCAATGATTCTGTTATTGGTGCATCAACTAACTTGCTGACCCTAGTGATGTCGCCGACTACTACAAATGGGAAAAAGTTGAGGAAGTATAGATTTGCAAGCCATATGAGACGTTTCAGTGGTCGAATATCACACCAACACAATGCTCGCCGCCACACCCATGGATGACGAGGTTCAGTATGTCGTGCACACACATTTTTCTTGTTACTATTATTGAAAAAATAGCTAGGGTTTCTCTAACTTATAAATCACGTGACTTTATGGTGTCTGACCCATGTGTCCCACAAACAAATTGGTCCACCCAAAATTATATTTATAGGCAACTTATAAGTAGAGAATCTCGGTCCCAATATATAGGAAGATTTCACAGTAAATTTCTGTTTTTATTATACGAAGAGTTGCTACATCCTAGTAATATTTTAACGATTATGTCTAATAAGGTAAAAGAATATTGCGCTAACGAATGTTGCCTTAAAAGCGAAACATGAGATTTTTCCCAAGACCCAAAGCCAAGGCAATAGAGAAGAAAAATAATAACCCTAGGCGCTGTACAGCTGGGCCGCCGCAAGCTACGCCCCCTTCCCCTCCGCCCGTCTGAACCCTTGCCGAAAATATCTCCCCGCTGCTCGCCTGTACCCTCCCTGCCCTCTTTACCTCTTTCTTTCTTGTGTCCCAAGCCAAAGACCTCTCCACCAAACGCGAACATCGGGCCGTCCACGTACGTGGTTCGGCACCGCCGCGCCGTCCGATCGCAAGCCCCGCGGCGTGCGAACGTGCCAACTGCGACCGAGCAGAAAGGAAAGCAAGCGCGGCGCGAGCTGTACCGCGGCCCTCTCGCAGATCCGCACCCGTGGTATCCAGTATTTCAAACCGTGCCCCTGAGGCCCCCCCGCAACATTCGCCGCTGACCGTGTGAGGCGCGACTCATTTCCTGCGCGGAGGGCCGGGGCGCAAAATCGCCGGCCACGAACCATCGGTTGGTTACTTGGCTCCGCTGCTATAATTAGGCAAGCGAGAGAGGAGGCACGTCCCGTCTCGTCTCCCTCGTCCGCCGCCGCGTGTTCGGAAGCGAGCGAACCCCGCTCCCCTCCTCGCCTTGGTATCCCGCCCCCCACCGCACCGCCGCCCCGCTCCCACGCAGATCGACGCCCACGACGCAGCGCCAATGTCGACGGGGGGAGCTTCGCTGGTGCGCCGCGCCCTCGAGGCCGtgcgccggacgccgcgctggcagGAGAGGCTCGTCGTCCTCACCGTAGGGTGCGTGCGccgtctcctctccctctcccaccgccTCCTCATGTTTTAATACATTGCTCGTGTTCGCTTGTTCGATCGATCCGTACGCGCGGCGCGTCGTCGCCGTGCATTGTGCGCGCTAGCTGTGCGGCCCGCCCTTTTGCTGGTTCGGCGAAATTTGCCACCTTTTGGTGCTTGCTGAGATTTTCTTAATCTGTAGTTCCGCGGAAAGGCTCCGAACCGCAGATTTAAGCGGGCTGATTGATTTGTCTAATTGACGAATTGCTCCGGTGATGACCAGCAACTTCGTTACTGCACTATAGATGATGTTTCGCTTTTGCCCTCGTCAGTTGATAATATTACTTGTAGATCCATCTATACTTTGTAGAGCCAGTAAATAAATGGATCTAATTGTCTGTCGCGTGCGTTGTGTTCGTGACGGATTAATTATGTCGTCACTTGCAAGATCCTTCCATTTCCGTCTCCTGCCTGGAATTTCAAGCTGGGTTCGTTAAGTCGTTCTTGGCATTCGGAAATTCTGTGATTTTCAAGTAGAAACCTACTACATCATCACAATATTTATTTAGTGCTGAAGATACTGAGGCCAACACACACAATATGCCTTGCATGGTGTATAAGGCGATCATGTCTTTACATTTGTTCGTAACAAGTGGAGTTGGGTATTAGCTATAACTATACAATCCTAACTACTGTTGCCCATGTGGATACAGTGAGGTAGCAGAATACTAAGATTTACCTGAAAACGTGATTTCAGTAATGTTGGAGTACAGTATGGTTAGTCTATTAATACTGCAGTAAAAATAAAGTAAGGTTTTAAACCAATTTGATGTTGTAGTGCTGTGTTGCACAATCTAGTTCGTCCGTCCATTTTTACCTGCAAACCAGGGTCACCACTGGAACCTATTACTCAAATAAGGGATATCTTTACCATAGTAAATTACTTCTTTTATAGTTATATAAGTTACTAATTGGTAAATGAACTAAAACTTTAGCTTATAAGCCACATAAATGTTAAAAGTAGCTCTTATTTGTTTATGAACATTATTTATATCAGAACCCTTGACACTTTATTTCTTCAACCTCATTGCAGAGCTGGCACTTTAAGCTATGCTTGCCAGGATAACCGTGTTCTTCAAATCAGTGATGGAACGGGGGGCAAGAAAAAAGTGGTTATACTTGGAACTGGTTGGGCAGgtgcaagtttcttgagaaataTCGACACTTCTTTGTATGATGTCCATGTGGTATCACCTCGCAACTATTTTATGTTCACTCCTCTGTTGCCGAGTGTGACATGTGGCACGGTTGAAGCACGCAGTATTGTGGAGCCAATTCGCAATATTGTGAGAAAGGTACTGTTTTGATAGTATAGCACATATGTGGGTCTTACTTATCTATTCTGCATCATTTTGTATCTTCCTAGTATGTTCTACCCTATAGGCAAGTAAAATCGCACCATTTTGACCAATACCATTGATATATCTGAAGAGTTAGTTACGGTAAATTTGTGTATTATTTTGCAGAGGGGTGGTGCATTCAGATTCTGGGAAGCAGAGTGCTACAAGATTGATCCAACAAGCAAGAAGGTCCACTGCAAATCAGGTGATGGGACCAATGCTGACGCCAATGGCGAGTTTGTTGTGGATTATGATTACCTTATTGTAACTGTTGGAGCGAAACCAAATACTTTCAACACCCCAGGAGTTGCTGAAAATTGCCATTTCCTGAAGGTCAGTACCTACCTGTGTTATCCGTCATTAGATAGATACAAAATTGCACTTCTATTTTTTGATTTATCCCAAACTAAACCTTGATCAAATAACTGTGCGTGCTGCTCTGTTTAACATACCTTTATTCATCAACTGAATGCAATACACTCCAGTTGACAATTTTTTCCCAAATCGTACTGACAAACTATGCCCTTGTCCCCTTTAGTAGGATAGCAGCTTGCATCTATTTGCTGTGTCCTTTCATCATCTTAACTGTGTTTTGTGTGCTGCTGTGCATTACTTGTGAGTGCGTACCCTCGAGCGCAAGTGTTTTATAGGTTACATTCTATCGCAAAGCAGCTATATATACATTTTGTACAATTTGTTGTAATTTGGTATATCTGTTATTGTGTAGGAAGTAGAAGATGCTCAAAAGATTAGGAAGAGTGTCATGAAATGTTTTGAAAGAGCTGCACTTCCTAATCTTACTGATGAAGAGCGGAAGAAGAACGTTCATTTTGTTGTTATTGGTGGTGGCCCAACAGGGGTAGAATTTGCTGCAGAGTTGCATGACTTTGTCAATGAGGACTTGGCAAAATTGTATCCTGATGTAAAGAAGTATGTGAATATTTCAGTAATTGAAGCTGGAGAGCATATCCTTACAATGTAAGACCCTTGAGACATCTTCAGTATTTTTCTGTAGCATTTGTAAAATATTCACTTttgattttgtcatttcttttatATTGAACCGAGTAGAAATTTCCTGGCAGCACTAGCACATATATTACAGATACCTTAGATCTGGTGATAATTTCTTTATTCATGTTTCATGCAGGTTTGACAAAAGAATCACCCATTTTGCCGAGGATAAGTTCAAGAGGACAGGCATAGATTTGAAGACAAATTTTAAGGTCGTGAAGGTGTCTGATAAGACGATAACCATGAGTAATCCTACAACTGGAGAGATTGCTGTTCCTTACGGCCTCGCTGTTTGGTCCACTGGAATTGGAACCCGTCCCATAATTATGGATTTCATGAAGCAAGTTGGTCAGGTATATCTCGGTCTGCATCCATAACAAATCATATTTCACTATTCACATTTAAGATGTTCAATACATTTTTTGTAGGGAAACAGGCGTGTGCTAGCAACTGATGAGTGGCTTAGGGTTCTTGGATGTGACAATGTATATGCACTTGGTGACTGTGCAACTATAAGTCAAAGAAAAGTGATGGTACGTGCATTGATCAATTTCGAAGTATCATTTTAGTTTGCCATGTCAGATATTTCAACATTTAAGTTGGAACTTGGAAGTTTTATATAGGAGTAACACTTTTAAGTTTTAGGGAATACTTTCTGTTGGTATGATGCTTTAATCGACATGAGTATCCTTTCTTTCTCTCTTGAGGTGGAAAAGTTTAGCTTGTTAGCTGATAACCGTTCTTCTGTCCCCCTAAAGAAGAATGCTCTACATTTGTTTTAGCAAAAAAAATACCGTGCTATGCCAACTAGTATACATGTTTATACTTCATGATTTTCTGGCATCTCAGTGGTTTCTGACATCTGTGTTTGATTGTTATTCATTACAGGAAGATGTTGATTCAATCTTCCGGGTAGCAGACAAGGATAATTCTGGCACTTTGTCTGTAAAGAACATAAAAAATGTTCTTGGCGACATCTATCAAAGGTACCCGCAGGTGGAGttgtatcttaaaaccaaccaaaTGAAGGGCTTCCATGACCTACTGAAAGACAAGGAGACAGAAGAACTGAACATTGAAGAATTCAAGAAAGCCCTTGCTCAAGTGGACTCGCAAGTCAAGATGCTCCCAGCAACAGCTCAGGTAATTCCTGTGTATGACTTAGGAACTCAATATTGCCTACCATGCAGAGTGGCAAATCAACTTCAGCGTTGATGATATGCTAAGCATGTAATAATGATTATTCCATGCATCAGGTTGCTGCACAAGAGGGAGCTTACCTGGCAGATTGCTTCAATAGGATGAATACTTGTGAAGAAAATCCTGAAGGCCCTCTGAGGATTAGGGGCGCAGGGCGTCATCGGTTCAAACCTTTCAGGTAATATATTGGACT
Coding sequences within:
- the LOC123079384 gene encoding external alternative NAD(P)H-ubiquinone oxidoreductase B3, mitochondrial; this translates as MSTGGASLVRRALEAVRRTPRWQERLVVLTVGAGTLSYACQDNRVLQISDGTGGKKKVVILGTGWAGASFLRNIDTSLYDVHVVSPRNYFMFTPLLPSVTCGTVEARSIVEPIRNIVRKRGGAFRFWEAECYKIDPTSKKVHCKSGDGTNADANGEFVVDYDYLIVTVGAKPNTFNTPGVAENCHFLKEVEDAQKIRKSVMKCFERAALPNLTDEERKKNVHFVVIGGGPTGVEFAAELHDFVNEDLAKLYPDVKKYVNISVIEAGEHILTMFDKRITHFAEDKFKRTGIDLKTNFKVVKVSDKTITMSNPTTGEIAVPYGLAVWSTGIGTRPIIMDFMKQVGQGNRRVLATDEWLRVLGCDNVYALGDCATISQRKVMEDVDSIFRVADKDNSGTLSVKNIKNVLGDIYQRYPQVELYLKTNQMKGFHDLLKDKETEELNIEEFKKALAQVDSQVKMLPATAQVAAQEGAYLADCFNRMNTCEENPEGPLRIRGAGRHRFKPFRYRHLGQFAPLGGEQTAAQLPGDWVHVGHSTQWLWYSVYASKQFSWRTRMLVVTDWGRRFFFGRDSSSL